One genomic window of Caldisericaceae bacterium includes the following:
- a CDS encoding RtcB family protein translates to MDIKKLTDYKFVIKKSGEMKVDAVIFSSDKLIESLSKDKAIEQLVWVATLPNIVKFAIGMPDMHQGYAFPIGGVGAFLYDEGVVSPGGVGFDINCGVRVIKTNLSYDDIKDSIGKLGEVLFKTIPAGLGSTSNLKTSKNESKRAMKLGVEWAVEKGFAEKSDLDHIEDNGYLVSDPDTVSDYAVDRGHEEFGTLGAGNHFLEVDRIVEIYDEQIASKWGLFKNQIIIWIHTGSRGLGHQIATDYLNMMRPQMEKFGYKLVDRDAVYFPIKESISQQYLLAVGSAANFAWVNRQVLTYFVRNAFSKVFSSDYKKLGMDILYDVAHNITKVEEYNIDGKDLTLLVHRKGATRSFPKGHKKLKGLYKETGQPVLLPGDMKRGSYILVGNEKSLKESFGSVAHGAGRLLSRHQAVKQFTFESLKSELDNENILLFATDKRVVREEAPDAYKNIDLVVEPIVNEGLANLVVRSKPIIVVKG, encoded by the coding sequence ATGGATATAAAAAAACTTACCGACTATAAGTTCGTTATTAAGAAAAGTGGGGAAATGAAAGTAGATGCAGTAATATTTTCCTCTGATAAACTCATTGAATCCTTGAGTAAAGATAAGGCTATTGAGCAACTTGTTTGGGTTGCTACCCTTCCAAATATAGTTAAATTTGCTATTGGCATGCCAGATATGCATCAAGGGTATGCATTTCCAATTGGCGGGGTGGGTGCATTCCTTTACGATGAAGGCGTTGTCTCTCCTGGAGGTGTTGGTTTTGACATAAACTGCGGAGTAAGGGTGATAAAAACGAATTTATCTTATGATGACATAAAGGATTCAATTGGTAAATTAGGAGAGGTTTTATTTAAGACAATTCCTGCGGGGCTTGGTTCGACCTCTAACTTAAAAACCAGTAAAAATGAATCAAAAAGAGCAATGAAGCTTGGTGTTGAATGGGCAGTTGAAAAAGGATTTGCCGAGAAATCTGACCTTGATCATATAGAAGATAACGGCTACTTAGTTTCTGACCCAGATACGGTAAGTGATTACGCCGTAGATAGAGGGCATGAAGAATTTGGCACTCTTGGTGCTGGAAACCACTTCCTTGAGGTTGATAGAATTGTTGAAATTTATGACGAGCAGATCGCAAGCAAGTGGGGATTGTTTAAAAACCAGATTATAATTTGGATTCATACAGGTTCTCGTGGTTTAGGGCACCAAATTGCAACCGATTACCTTAACATGATGCGACCACAGATGGAAAAGTTTGGTTATAAGTTGGTAGATAGGGATGCTGTGTATTTTCCCATTAAGGAAAGTATATCACAGCAATATTTACTTGCAGTGGGGTCTGCTGCTAATTTTGCTTGGGTTAATAGACAAGTTCTAACGTATTTTGTAAGGAATGCATTTTCTAAAGTGTTTTCTTCTGATTATAAAAAACTGGGGATGGATATCCTCTATGATGTTGCACACAATATTACTAAAGTTGAAGAATACAATATTGATGGTAAGGACCTTACGCTTTTAGTCCATAGAAAAGGTGCGACAAGATCTTTTCCAAAAGGACATAAGAAATTAAAAGGACTTTATAAAGAAACTGGACAACCTGTATTACTTCCAGGAGATATGAAAAGAGGCTCTTACATATTGGTAGGGAATGAAAAATCGCTTAAAGAAAGCTTTGGAAGTGTTGCACATGGTGCAGGAAGACTTTTAAGCAGACATCAGGCTGTTAAGCAATTTACATTCGAAAGTTTAAAGAGTGAACTTGATAATGAAAATATTTTACTTTTTGCAACTGATAAAAGAGTGGTAAGGGAAGAAGCACCGGATGCTTATAAAAATATTGACCTTGTAGTGGAGCCAATTGTAAATGAAGGACTTGCAAACCTCGTTGTAAGGTCTAAGCCTATTATCGTGGTAAAAGGATGA